The following proteins are co-located in the Nerophis ophidion isolate RoL-2023_Sa linkage group LG04, RoL_Noph_v1.0, whole genome shotgun sequence genome:
- the LOC133551333 gene encoding ester hydrolase C11orf54 homolog isoform X1, translated as MSAISKTEKVQLHVPDLEELTTVLKKGLEDNFAEVTVSVVECPDLTKEPFYFPVKGLCGSPRVTDVGGVPYLVPVVQSHKEYDLNAISKEVELPGAFFLGAGAVPSRVLGMNAELIPLVLTEAEGRPAVNSSYFSSINPADGQCLQERYSDKFSDCKFALLGNLYASEGKPGKVIEVHAKKRTGDYSIVTALRKTLEVEYPDKSLALGGTFIIQKGKAKIHIMPREFSSCPLDTDEAVNNWLKHFEVNAPLICQSVLVSKDPGLDLRVEHTHCFSHHGEGGHYYIDTTPDSVEYLGYFMPAEFIYRIDRPKETHTVGRD; from the exons ATGTCAGCTATTAGTAAAACTGAAAAGGTTCAGCTGCATGTCCCTGACCTGGAGGAACTAACCACTG TGTTAAAAAAAGGACTGGAAGATAACTTTGCAGAAGTTACAGTGAGTGTTGTGGAGTGTCCCGACCTTACCAAGGAGCCCTTCTACTTTCCTGTCAAAG GTTTGTGTGGAAGTCCTCGGGTCACGGATGTGGGAGGAGTACCTTACCTGGTACCTGTGGTTCAGAGCCATAAG GAGTATGACTTGAATGCAATATCAAAGGAGGTGGAGCTACCAGGAGCGTTCTTTCTCGGGGCAGGAGCTGTTCCTTCCAGAGTCTTGGGAATGAACGCAGAG CTGATACCTCTAGTTCTGACTGAAGCAGAAGGAAGGCCTGCAGTGAACAGCAGCTACTTCTCCTCCATCAATCCAGCGGATGGTCAGTGTCTGCAAGAAAGATACAGCGACAAATTCTCAGACTGTAAATTTGCTCTGCTCGGGAATCTTTACGCTAGTGAGGGGAAGCCGGGAAAG GTCATTGAGGTACATGCCAAGAAGAGAACAGGAGACTACAGCATAGTGACGGCCTTGAGAAAGACTCTGGAAGTGGAGTACCCTGATAAAAGCCTTGCTCTGGGGGGCACCTTCATCATCCAGAAGGGGAAAGCCAAAATCCACATCATG CCCAGAGAGTTCTCCAGCTGTCCACTGGACACAGATGAAGCGGTCAACAACTGGCTGAAGCACTTTGAGGTGAACGCCCCCCTCATCTGCCAGTCTGTGCTTGTATCCAAGGACCCT GGACTGGACCTACGTGTGGAGCACACACACTGCTTCAGCCACCATGGAGAAGGTGGCCACTACTACATCGACACCACACCTGACAGTGTGGAGTACCTGGGCTACTTCATGCCTGCAGAGTTTATTTACCGCATCGACAGACCTAAAGAGACACATACAGTGGGAAgagattga
- the LOC133551333 gene encoding ester hydrolase C11orf54 homolog isoform X2 — translation MSAISKTEKVQLHVPDLEELTTVLKKGLEDNFAEVTVSVVECPDLTKEPFYFPVKGLCGSPRVTDVGGVPYLVPVVQSHKEYDLNAISKEVELPGAFFLGAGAVPSRVLGMNAELIPLVLTEAEGRPAVNSSYFSSINPADGQCLQERYSDKFSDCKFALLGNLYASEGKPGKVIEVHAKKRTGDYSIVTALRKTLEVEYPDKSLALGGTFIIQKGKAKIHIMPREFSSCPLDTDEAVNNWLKHFEVNAPLICQSVLVSKDPVRTGPTCGAHTLLQPPWRRWPLLHRHHT, via the exons ATGTCAGCTATTAGTAAAACTGAAAAGGTTCAGCTGCATGTCCCTGACCTGGAGGAACTAACCACTG TGTTAAAAAAAGGACTGGAAGATAACTTTGCAGAAGTTACAGTGAGTGTTGTGGAGTGTCCCGACCTTACCAAGGAGCCCTTCTACTTTCCTGTCAAAG GTTTGTGTGGAAGTCCTCGGGTCACGGATGTGGGAGGAGTACCTTACCTGGTACCTGTGGTTCAGAGCCATAAG GAGTATGACTTGAATGCAATATCAAAGGAGGTGGAGCTACCAGGAGCGTTCTTTCTCGGGGCAGGAGCTGTTCCTTCCAGAGTCTTGGGAATGAACGCAGAG CTGATACCTCTAGTTCTGACTGAAGCAGAAGGAAGGCCTGCAGTGAACAGCAGCTACTTCTCCTCCATCAATCCAGCGGATGGTCAGTGTCTGCAAGAAAGATACAGCGACAAATTCTCAGACTGTAAATTTGCTCTGCTCGGGAATCTTTACGCTAGTGAGGGGAAGCCGGGAAAG GTCATTGAGGTACATGCCAAGAAGAGAACAGGAGACTACAGCATAGTGACGGCCTTGAGAAAGACTCTGGAAGTGGAGTACCCTGATAAAAGCCTTGCTCTGGGGGGCACCTTCATCATCCAGAAGGGGAAAGCCAAAATCCACATCATG CCCAGAGAGTTCTCCAGCTGTCCACTGGACACAGATGAAGCGGTCAACAACTGGCTGAAGCACTTTGAGGTGAACGCCCCCCTCATCTGCCAGTCTGTGCTTGTATCCAAGGACCCTGTGA GGACTGGACCTACGTGTGGAGCACACACACTGCTTCAGCCACCATGGAGAAGGTGGCCACTACTACATCGACACCACACCTGA
- the LOC133551333 gene encoding ester hydrolase C11orf54 homolog isoform X3 gives MNAELIPLVLTEAEGRPAVNSSYFSSINPADGQCLQERYSDKFSDCKFALLGNLYASEGKPGKVIEVHAKKRTGDYSIVTALRKTLEVEYPDKSLALGGTFIIQKGKAKIHIMPREFSSCPLDTDEAVNNWLKHFEVNAPLICQSVLVSKDPGLDLRVEHTHCFSHHGEGGHYYIDTTPDSVEYLGYFMPAEFIYRIDRPKETHTVGRD, from the exons ATGAACGCAGAG CTGATACCTCTAGTTCTGACTGAAGCAGAAGGAAGGCCTGCAGTGAACAGCAGCTACTTCTCCTCCATCAATCCAGCGGATGGTCAGTGTCTGCAAGAAAGATACAGCGACAAATTCTCAGACTGTAAATTTGCTCTGCTCGGGAATCTTTACGCTAGTGAGGGGAAGCCGGGAAAG GTCATTGAGGTACATGCCAAGAAGAGAACAGGAGACTACAGCATAGTGACGGCCTTGAGAAAGACTCTGGAAGTGGAGTACCCTGATAAAAGCCTTGCTCTGGGGGGCACCTTCATCATCCAGAAGGGGAAAGCCAAAATCCACATCATG CCCAGAGAGTTCTCCAGCTGTCCACTGGACACAGATGAAGCGGTCAACAACTGGCTGAAGCACTTTGAGGTGAACGCCCCCCTCATCTGCCAGTCTGTGCTTGTATCCAAGGACCCT GGACTGGACCTACGTGTGGAGCACACACACTGCTTCAGCCACCATGGAGAAGGTGGCCACTACTACATCGACACCACACCTGACAGTGTGGAGTACCTGGGCTACTTCATGCCTGCAGAGTTTATTTACCGCATCGACAGACCTAAAGAGACACATACAGTGGGAAgagattga